In Asterias rubens chromosome 10, eAstRub1.3, whole genome shotgun sequence, the following proteins share a genomic window:
- the LOC117295961 gene encoding leucine-rich repeat-containing protein 49-like isoform X1: protein MYSRNKVRTSVTPKEVNPFGLQFSLQAQATTVNERPAQSSHQSSDFRFAREQHSNPYRSLSEYTSSSSHPASGRRHSQPLGREGEGHERHSSATYPSAGVTEHRNAPKHRQVHHPATAYATQLTDLAQPENVSSQYLKGQREDCSNNPYIEQSPRQVHSAGAVQSRQPKGPMHIPAANITIFTCDKVMIAESPSIPGIPIIYRSPEERAANPDRLNLDRRRLTICPILEGEDHLRLLNFQHNSIRKIEHLTSLRRLIFLDLYDNHLEEITGLGALKSLRVLMLGKNRIKKIENLNAMTKLDVLDLHGNQIEKVENLGHLEELRVLNLAGNNITHVNNMAGMEALAELNLRRNKIITVSDVDYLPSLQRLFLSFNCITSYEDICCIADAPSLSEVSLDGNPLSQDINYKSIILRNVKQIRQLDMKRITEDERRVTTTAVKKEEDKKKETSKLVVLKEKRRLAINNAARQWEVTKSTAMAKTIHLQPGSYSMTREREASTPDNMYSRPGSGDMDTDRSQSIDLLDDKSRASSRTSMHSVSRKSSKAPTPDLLANISSEACHLAELEGDTLNLYGAGSMEALDKNWGVQAAGSVTTVSFKFIDFEEVAKHLHKIRIRFPNVSTILIGECNLNSLQQLNALTSLRRLESISLTNEGNPLTMFSLWKPYLLFRLSHLSIKQINNKQVSELDRKHAENLFAPISHITTSQLPPSRLLGLLGDHCRRNTQALSELELKAKKQLNADQKTSSENVGRAGLQYYSEQVLEGLLRERVSRSVFARTYIKELTSEAIDINKKQNALEKIWPQMFVEMIHSAVHKMWNLEEYRCTELRDFQKRK, encoded by the exons ATGTACAGCAGGAATAAAGTTCGTACAAGTGTCACGCCGAAAGAG GTAAATCCATTTGGGCTACAATTTAGTCTTCAGGCACAAGCTACTACCGTGAATGAAAGACCCGCACAAAGCAGCCATCAG AGTTCTGATTTCCGTTTTGCAAGGGAGCAGCACAGCAACCCTTACCGCTCACTGTCAGAGTACACCAGTAGTAGTAGTCATCCAGCATCAGGACGTCGTCACAGCCAACCTTTAGGCAGAGAAGGAGAGGGTCATGAACGTCATTCTTCTGCTACCTATCCCTCAG CAGGAGTTACTGAGCACCGTAATGCACCTAAACATCGCCAAGTCCATCACCCAGCCACAGCCTATGCAACCCAGCTGACAGACCTTGCCCAACCAGAGAATGTGTCATCCCAATACTTAAAGGGACAGAGAGAGGATTGTAGTAATAACCCATACATCGAGCAATCACCTCGACAGGTTCACAGTGCAGGAGCTGTGCAATCTAGACAGCCTAAGGGACCTATGCATATCCCAG CTGCTAACATTACAATCTTTACCT GTGATAAGGTGATGATAGCTGAGAGTCCATCCATTCCAGGTATACCTATCATATACAGATCACCAGAAGAAAGAGCAGCTAACCCAGACAGACTCAATCTCGACAG GAGGAGGCTGACCATTTGCCCTATCCTAGAAGGAGAAGACCATCTAAGGTTATTAAACTTCCAGCATAACAGTATCCGGAAAATAGAGCACCTGACAAGCCTAAGGAGGCTCATCTTCCTGGACCTTTATGACAACCATCTAGAGGAAATCACAGGACTAGGTGCCTTGAAATCACTAAGGGTACTCATGTTGGGAAAGAACAG AATCAAGAAAATAGAGAACCTGAATGCAATGACCAAACTAGATGTGTTAGATCTCCATGGCAACCAGATAGAGAAAGTGGAGAATCTTGGCCACCTTGAGGAGCTTCGTGTTCTGAATCTTGCTGGTAACAACATCACTCATGTCAACAACATGGCTGGGATGGAAGCATTGGCAGAACTCAATCTTAGACGCAACAAAATTATCACTGTG TCCGATGTGGATTATCTTCCAAGTTTACAGAGACTGTTCTTGAGCTTCAACTGTATCACAAG TTATGAAGATATTTGCTGTATTGCGGATGCACCATCACTGTCTGAGGTCTCCCTTGATGGTAACCCGTTGTCTCAAGATATCAACTACAAGTCCATCATTCTCAGAAATGTCAAACAGATCAGGCAGTTAGATATGAAGAGAATAACG GAAGATGAGAGAAGAGTTACTACGACTGCTGTcaagaaagaagaagacaaaaagaaagaaactagTAAGCTGGTGGTTCTGAAG GAGAAGAGGCGGCTAGCTATTAACAATGCTGCAAGGCAATGGGAGGTAACTAAGAGTACAGCTATGGCTAAGACCATTCATCTGCAACCAGGATCTTATAGTatgactagagagagagaggccTCAACACCAGACAACATGTACAGCAGACCAGG GTCTGGTGACATGGACACTGACCGGAGCCAGTCTATAGACTTACTAGATGATAAGAGTAGAGCCTCCTCTCGTACATCAATGCACTCAGTGTCCAGAAAATCCAGTAAAGCACCTACTCCTGACCTACTAGCAAA CATCTCTTCTGAGGCCTGCCACTTAGCTGAGCTAGAGGGCGACACGTTGAATCTTTATGGTGCAGGTTCAATGGAAGCTCTGGATAAGAACTGGGGTGTTCAAGCTGCAGGCTCTGTCACCACAGTCTCATTCAAGTTTATTGACTTTGAAGAGGTTGCTAAACATCTACACAAGATCAGGATACGATTCCCAAATGTTTCT ACGATCTTGATTGGTGAGTGTAACCTGAACAGTCTACAACAGTTAAACGCCTTGACATCACTACGCCGTCTAGAAAGTATCAGCCTAACCAATGAGGGTAACCCACTCACAATGTTCTCTCTCTGGAAACCATACCTTCTCTTCAGACTCTCACATCTCTCCATCAagcaaattaataacaaacag GTATCTGAGTTAGATCGTAAGCATGCTGAGAACCTCTTTGCACCCATATCCCACATCACCACCTCACAGTTACCTCCCTCACGCCTACTTGGGCTCCTTGGGGACCACTGTAGGCGCAACACCCAAGCACTCTCAGAGCTTGAGCTCAAAGCCAAGAAGCAGTTGAATGCAGATCAGAAGACATCATCTGAGAATGTGGGCAGAGCTGGCTTGCAGTATTACAGTGAACAAGTGCTGGAGGGTTTACTGCGG GAGCGAGTATCAAGATCAGTATTTGCCCGTACCTACATCAAGGAATTAACATCAGAGGCTATcgacataaacaaaaaacaaaatgcactaGAGAAAATCTGGCCTCAAATGTTTGTGGAAATGATTCATAGTGCAGTGCACAAGATGTGGAACCTAGAAGAGTATAGATGCACTGAACTACGAGACTTCCAGAAGAGGAAATGA
- the LOC117295961 gene encoding leucine-rich repeat-containing protein 49-like isoform X2 yields the protein MYSRNKVRTSVTPKEVNPFGLQFSLQAQATTVNERPAQSSHQSSDFRFAREQHSNPYRSLSEYTSSSSHPASGRRHSQPLGREGEGHERHSSATYPSGVTEHRNAPKHRQVHHPATAYATQLTDLAQPENVSSQYLKGQREDCSNNPYIEQSPRQVHSAGAVQSRQPKGPMHIPAANITIFTCDKVMIAESPSIPGIPIIYRSPEERAANPDRLNLDRRRLTICPILEGEDHLRLLNFQHNSIRKIEHLTSLRRLIFLDLYDNHLEEITGLGALKSLRVLMLGKNRIKKIENLNAMTKLDVLDLHGNQIEKVENLGHLEELRVLNLAGNNITHVNNMAGMEALAELNLRRNKIITVSDVDYLPSLQRLFLSFNCITSYEDICCIADAPSLSEVSLDGNPLSQDINYKSIILRNVKQIRQLDMKRITEDERRVTTTAVKKEEDKKKETSKLVVLKEKRRLAINNAARQWEVTKSTAMAKTIHLQPGSYSMTREREASTPDNMYSRPGSGDMDTDRSQSIDLLDDKSRASSRTSMHSVSRKSSKAPTPDLLANISSEACHLAELEGDTLNLYGAGSMEALDKNWGVQAAGSVTTVSFKFIDFEEVAKHLHKIRIRFPNVSTILIGECNLNSLQQLNALTSLRRLESISLTNEGNPLTMFSLWKPYLLFRLSHLSIKQINNKQVSELDRKHAENLFAPISHITTSQLPPSRLLGLLGDHCRRNTQALSELELKAKKQLNADQKTSSENVGRAGLQYYSEQVLEGLLRERVSRSVFARTYIKELTSEAIDINKKQNALEKIWPQMFVEMIHSAVHKMWNLEEYRCTELRDFQKRK from the exons ATGTACAGCAGGAATAAAGTTCGTACAAGTGTCACGCCGAAAGAG GTAAATCCATTTGGGCTACAATTTAGTCTTCAGGCACAAGCTACTACCGTGAATGAAAGACCCGCACAAAGCAGCCATCAG AGTTCTGATTTCCGTTTTGCAAGGGAGCAGCACAGCAACCCTTACCGCTCACTGTCAGAGTACACCAGTAGTAGTAGTCATCCAGCATCAGGACGTCGTCACAGCCAACCTTTAGGCAGAGAAGGAGAGGGTCATGAACGTCATTCTTCTGCTACCTATCCCTCAG GAGTTACTGAGCACCGTAATGCACCTAAACATCGCCAAGTCCATCACCCAGCCACAGCCTATGCAACCCAGCTGACAGACCTTGCCCAACCAGAGAATGTGTCATCCCAATACTTAAAGGGACAGAGAGAGGATTGTAGTAATAACCCATACATCGAGCAATCACCTCGACAGGTTCACAGTGCAGGAGCTGTGCAATCTAGACAGCCTAAGGGACCTATGCATATCCCAG CTGCTAACATTACAATCTTTACCT GTGATAAGGTGATGATAGCTGAGAGTCCATCCATTCCAGGTATACCTATCATATACAGATCACCAGAAGAAAGAGCAGCTAACCCAGACAGACTCAATCTCGACAG GAGGAGGCTGACCATTTGCCCTATCCTAGAAGGAGAAGACCATCTAAGGTTATTAAACTTCCAGCATAACAGTATCCGGAAAATAGAGCACCTGACAAGCCTAAGGAGGCTCATCTTCCTGGACCTTTATGACAACCATCTAGAGGAAATCACAGGACTAGGTGCCTTGAAATCACTAAGGGTACTCATGTTGGGAAAGAACAG AATCAAGAAAATAGAGAACCTGAATGCAATGACCAAACTAGATGTGTTAGATCTCCATGGCAACCAGATAGAGAAAGTGGAGAATCTTGGCCACCTTGAGGAGCTTCGTGTTCTGAATCTTGCTGGTAACAACATCACTCATGTCAACAACATGGCTGGGATGGAAGCATTGGCAGAACTCAATCTTAGACGCAACAAAATTATCACTGTG TCCGATGTGGATTATCTTCCAAGTTTACAGAGACTGTTCTTGAGCTTCAACTGTATCACAAG TTATGAAGATATTTGCTGTATTGCGGATGCACCATCACTGTCTGAGGTCTCCCTTGATGGTAACCCGTTGTCTCAAGATATCAACTACAAGTCCATCATTCTCAGAAATGTCAAACAGATCAGGCAGTTAGATATGAAGAGAATAACG GAAGATGAGAGAAGAGTTACTACGACTGCTGTcaagaaagaagaagacaaaaagaaagaaactagTAAGCTGGTGGTTCTGAAG GAGAAGAGGCGGCTAGCTATTAACAATGCTGCAAGGCAATGGGAGGTAACTAAGAGTACAGCTATGGCTAAGACCATTCATCTGCAACCAGGATCTTATAGTatgactagagagagagaggccTCAACACCAGACAACATGTACAGCAGACCAGG GTCTGGTGACATGGACACTGACCGGAGCCAGTCTATAGACTTACTAGATGATAAGAGTAGAGCCTCCTCTCGTACATCAATGCACTCAGTGTCCAGAAAATCCAGTAAAGCACCTACTCCTGACCTACTAGCAAA CATCTCTTCTGAGGCCTGCCACTTAGCTGAGCTAGAGGGCGACACGTTGAATCTTTATGGTGCAGGTTCAATGGAAGCTCTGGATAAGAACTGGGGTGTTCAAGCTGCAGGCTCTGTCACCACAGTCTCATTCAAGTTTATTGACTTTGAAGAGGTTGCTAAACATCTACACAAGATCAGGATACGATTCCCAAATGTTTCT ACGATCTTGATTGGTGAGTGTAACCTGAACAGTCTACAACAGTTAAACGCCTTGACATCACTACGCCGTCTAGAAAGTATCAGCCTAACCAATGAGGGTAACCCACTCACAATGTTCTCTCTCTGGAAACCATACCTTCTCTTCAGACTCTCACATCTCTCCATCAagcaaattaataacaaacag GTATCTGAGTTAGATCGTAAGCATGCTGAGAACCTCTTTGCACCCATATCCCACATCACCACCTCACAGTTACCTCCCTCACGCCTACTTGGGCTCCTTGGGGACCACTGTAGGCGCAACACCCAAGCACTCTCAGAGCTTGAGCTCAAAGCCAAGAAGCAGTTGAATGCAGATCAGAAGACATCATCTGAGAATGTGGGCAGAGCTGGCTTGCAGTATTACAGTGAACAAGTGCTGGAGGGTTTACTGCGG GAGCGAGTATCAAGATCAGTATTTGCCCGTACCTACATCAAGGAATTAACATCAGAGGCTATcgacataaacaaaaaacaaaatgcactaGAGAAAATCTGGCCTCAAATGTTTGTGGAAATGATTCATAGTGCAGTGCACAAGATGTGGAACCTAGAAGAGTATAGATGCACTGAACTACGAGACTTCCAGAAGAGGAAATGA
- the LOC117295961 gene encoding leucine-rich repeat-containing protein 49-like isoform X3, translating into MYSRNKVRTSVTPKEVNPFGLQFSLQAQATTVNERPAQSSHQSSDFRFAREQHSNPYRSLSEYTSSSSHPASGRRHSQPLGREGEGHERHSSATYPSAGVTEHRNAPKHRQVHHPATAYATQLTDLAQPENVSSQYLKGQREDCSNNPYIEQSPRQVHSAGAVQSRQPKGPMHIPGDKVMIAESPSIPGIPIIYRSPEERAANPDRLNLDRRRLTICPILEGEDHLRLLNFQHNSIRKIEHLTSLRRLIFLDLYDNHLEEITGLGALKSLRVLMLGKNRIKKIENLNAMTKLDVLDLHGNQIEKVENLGHLEELRVLNLAGNNITHVNNMAGMEALAELNLRRNKIITVSDVDYLPSLQRLFLSFNCITSYEDICCIADAPSLSEVSLDGNPLSQDINYKSIILRNVKQIRQLDMKRITEDERRVTTTAVKKEEDKKKETSKLVVLKEKRRLAINNAARQWEVTKSTAMAKTIHLQPGSYSMTREREASTPDNMYSRPGSGDMDTDRSQSIDLLDDKSRASSRTSMHSVSRKSSKAPTPDLLANISSEACHLAELEGDTLNLYGAGSMEALDKNWGVQAAGSVTTVSFKFIDFEEVAKHLHKIRIRFPNVSTILIGECNLNSLQQLNALTSLRRLESISLTNEGNPLTMFSLWKPYLLFRLSHLSIKQINNKQVSELDRKHAENLFAPISHITTSQLPPSRLLGLLGDHCRRNTQALSELELKAKKQLNADQKTSSENVGRAGLQYYSEQVLEGLLRERVSRSVFARTYIKELTSEAIDINKKQNALEKIWPQMFVEMIHSAVHKMWNLEEYRCTELRDFQKRK; encoded by the exons ATGTACAGCAGGAATAAAGTTCGTACAAGTGTCACGCCGAAAGAG GTAAATCCATTTGGGCTACAATTTAGTCTTCAGGCACAAGCTACTACCGTGAATGAAAGACCCGCACAAAGCAGCCATCAG AGTTCTGATTTCCGTTTTGCAAGGGAGCAGCACAGCAACCCTTACCGCTCACTGTCAGAGTACACCAGTAGTAGTAGTCATCCAGCATCAGGACGTCGTCACAGCCAACCTTTAGGCAGAGAAGGAGAGGGTCATGAACGTCATTCTTCTGCTACCTATCCCTCAG CAGGAGTTACTGAGCACCGTAATGCACCTAAACATCGCCAAGTCCATCACCCAGCCACAGCCTATGCAACCCAGCTGACAGACCTTGCCCAACCAGAGAATGTGTCATCCCAATACTTAAAGGGACAGAGAGAGGATTGTAGTAATAACCCATACATCGAGCAATCACCTCGACAGGTTCACAGTGCAGGAGCTGTGCAATCTAGACAGCCTAAGGGACCTATGCATATCCCAG GTGATAAGGTGATGATAGCTGAGAGTCCATCCATTCCAGGTATACCTATCATATACAGATCACCAGAAGAAAGAGCAGCTAACCCAGACAGACTCAATCTCGACAG GAGGAGGCTGACCATTTGCCCTATCCTAGAAGGAGAAGACCATCTAAGGTTATTAAACTTCCAGCATAACAGTATCCGGAAAATAGAGCACCTGACAAGCCTAAGGAGGCTCATCTTCCTGGACCTTTATGACAACCATCTAGAGGAAATCACAGGACTAGGTGCCTTGAAATCACTAAGGGTACTCATGTTGGGAAAGAACAG AATCAAGAAAATAGAGAACCTGAATGCAATGACCAAACTAGATGTGTTAGATCTCCATGGCAACCAGATAGAGAAAGTGGAGAATCTTGGCCACCTTGAGGAGCTTCGTGTTCTGAATCTTGCTGGTAACAACATCACTCATGTCAACAACATGGCTGGGATGGAAGCATTGGCAGAACTCAATCTTAGACGCAACAAAATTATCACTGTG TCCGATGTGGATTATCTTCCAAGTTTACAGAGACTGTTCTTGAGCTTCAACTGTATCACAAG TTATGAAGATATTTGCTGTATTGCGGATGCACCATCACTGTCTGAGGTCTCCCTTGATGGTAACCCGTTGTCTCAAGATATCAACTACAAGTCCATCATTCTCAGAAATGTCAAACAGATCAGGCAGTTAGATATGAAGAGAATAACG GAAGATGAGAGAAGAGTTACTACGACTGCTGTcaagaaagaagaagacaaaaagaaagaaactagTAAGCTGGTGGTTCTGAAG GAGAAGAGGCGGCTAGCTATTAACAATGCTGCAAGGCAATGGGAGGTAACTAAGAGTACAGCTATGGCTAAGACCATTCATCTGCAACCAGGATCTTATAGTatgactagagagagagaggccTCAACACCAGACAACATGTACAGCAGACCAGG GTCTGGTGACATGGACACTGACCGGAGCCAGTCTATAGACTTACTAGATGATAAGAGTAGAGCCTCCTCTCGTACATCAATGCACTCAGTGTCCAGAAAATCCAGTAAAGCACCTACTCCTGACCTACTAGCAAA CATCTCTTCTGAGGCCTGCCACTTAGCTGAGCTAGAGGGCGACACGTTGAATCTTTATGGTGCAGGTTCAATGGAAGCTCTGGATAAGAACTGGGGTGTTCAAGCTGCAGGCTCTGTCACCACAGTCTCATTCAAGTTTATTGACTTTGAAGAGGTTGCTAAACATCTACACAAGATCAGGATACGATTCCCAAATGTTTCT ACGATCTTGATTGGTGAGTGTAACCTGAACAGTCTACAACAGTTAAACGCCTTGACATCACTACGCCGTCTAGAAAGTATCAGCCTAACCAATGAGGGTAACCCACTCACAATGTTCTCTCTCTGGAAACCATACCTTCTCTTCAGACTCTCACATCTCTCCATCAagcaaattaataacaaacag GTATCTGAGTTAGATCGTAAGCATGCTGAGAACCTCTTTGCACCCATATCCCACATCACCACCTCACAGTTACCTCCCTCACGCCTACTTGGGCTCCTTGGGGACCACTGTAGGCGCAACACCCAAGCACTCTCAGAGCTTGAGCTCAAAGCCAAGAAGCAGTTGAATGCAGATCAGAAGACATCATCTGAGAATGTGGGCAGAGCTGGCTTGCAGTATTACAGTGAACAAGTGCTGGAGGGTTTACTGCGG GAGCGAGTATCAAGATCAGTATTTGCCCGTACCTACATCAAGGAATTAACATCAGAGGCTATcgacataaacaaaaaacaaaatgcactaGAGAAAATCTGGCCTCAAATGTTTGTGGAAATGATTCATAGTGCAGTGCACAAGATGTGGAACCTAGAAGAGTATAGATGCACTGAACTACGAGACTTCCAGAAGAGGAAATGA
- the LOC117295961 gene encoding leucine-rich repeat-containing protein 49-like isoform X4: MEFPRRKPLRSIRFPPVKQSSSDFRFAREQHSNPYRSLSEYTSSSSHPASGRRHSQPLGREGEGHERHSSATYPSAGVTEHRNAPKHRQVHHPATAYATQLTDLAQPENVSSQYLKGQREDCSNNPYIEQSPRQVHSAGAVQSRQPKGPMHIPAANITIFTCDKVMIAESPSIPGIPIIYRSPEERAANPDRLNLDRRRLTICPILEGEDHLRLLNFQHNSIRKIEHLTSLRRLIFLDLYDNHLEEITGLGALKSLRVLMLGKNRIKKIENLNAMTKLDVLDLHGNQIEKVENLGHLEELRVLNLAGNNITHVNNMAGMEALAELNLRRNKIITVSDVDYLPSLQRLFLSFNCITSYEDICCIADAPSLSEVSLDGNPLSQDINYKSIILRNVKQIRQLDMKRITEDERRVTTTAVKKEEDKKKETSKLVVLKEKRRLAINNAARQWEVTKSTAMAKTIHLQPGSYSMTREREASTPDNMYSRPGSGDMDTDRSQSIDLLDDKSRASSRTSMHSVSRKSSKAPTPDLLANISSEACHLAELEGDTLNLYGAGSMEALDKNWGVQAAGSVTTVSFKFIDFEEVAKHLHKIRIRFPNVSTILIGECNLNSLQQLNALTSLRRLESISLTNEGNPLTMFSLWKPYLLFRLSHLSIKQINNKQVSELDRKHAENLFAPISHITTSQLPPSRLLGLLGDHCRRNTQALSELELKAKKQLNADQKTSSENVGRAGLQYYSEQVLEGLLRERVSRSVFARTYIKELTSEAIDINKKQNALEKIWPQMFVEMIHSAVHKMWNLEEYRCTELRDFQKRK, translated from the exons ATGGAGTTTCCACGGAGGAAACCTTTACGATCAATTCGATTTCCTCCAGTCAAGCAATCG AGTTCTGATTTCCGTTTTGCAAGGGAGCAGCACAGCAACCCTTACCGCTCACTGTCAGAGTACACCAGTAGTAGTAGTCATCCAGCATCAGGACGTCGTCACAGCCAACCTTTAGGCAGAGAAGGAGAGGGTCATGAACGTCATTCTTCTGCTACCTATCCCTCAG CAGGAGTTACTGAGCACCGTAATGCACCTAAACATCGCCAAGTCCATCACCCAGCCACAGCCTATGCAACCCAGCTGACAGACCTTGCCCAACCAGAGAATGTGTCATCCCAATACTTAAAGGGACAGAGAGAGGATTGTAGTAATAACCCATACATCGAGCAATCACCTCGACAGGTTCACAGTGCAGGAGCTGTGCAATCTAGACAGCCTAAGGGACCTATGCATATCCCAG CTGCTAACATTACAATCTTTACCT GTGATAAGGTGATGATAGCTGAGAGTCCATCCATTCCAGGTATACCTATCATATACAGATCACCAGAAGAAAGAGCAGCTAACCCAGACAGACTCAATCTCGACAG GAGGAGGCTGACCATTTGCCCTATCCTAGAAGGAGAAGACCATCTAAGGTTATTAAACTTCCAGCATAACAGTATCCGGAAAATAGAGCACCTGACAAGCCTAAGGAGGCTCATCTTCCTGGACCTTTATGACAACCATCTAGAGGAAATCACAGGACTAGGTGCCTTGAAATCACTAAGGGTACTCATGTTGGGAAAGAACAG AATCAAGAAAATAGAGAACCTGAATGCAATGACCAAACTAGATGTGTTAGATCTCCATGGCAACCAGATAGAGAAAGTGGAGAATCTTGGCCACCTTGAGGAGCTTCGTGTTCTGAATCTTGCTGGTAACAACATCACTCATGTCAACAACATGGCTGGGATGGAAGCATTGGCAGAACTCAATCTTAGACGCAACAAAATTATCACTGTG TCCGATGTGGATTATCTTCCAAGTTTACAGAGACTGTTCTTGAGCTTCAACTGTATCACAAG TTATGAAGATATTTGCTGTATTGCGGATGCACCATCACTGTCTGAGGTCTCCCTTGATGGTAACCCGTTGTCTCAAGATATCAACTACAAGTCCATCATTCTCAGAAATGTCAAACAGATCAGGCAGTTAGATATGAAGAGAATAACG GAAGATGAGAGAAGAGTTACTACGACTGCTGTcaagaaagaagaagacaaaaagaaagaaactagTAAGCTGGTGGTTCTGAAG GAGAAGAGGCGGCTAGCTATTAACAATGCTGCAAGGCAATGGGAGGTAACTAAGAGTACAGCTATGGCTAAGACCATTCATCTGCAACCAGGATCTTATAGTatgactagagagagagaggccTCAACACCAGACAACATGTACAGCAGACCAGG GTCTGGTGACATGGACACTGACCGGAGCCAGTCTATAGACTTACTAGATGATAAGAGTAGAGCCTCCTCTCGTACATCAATGCACTCAGTGTCCAGAAAATCCAGTAAAGCACCTACTCCTGACCTACTAGCAAA CATCTCTTCTGAGGCCTGCCACTTAGCTGAGCTAGAGGGCGACACGTTGAATCTTTATGGTGCAGGTTCAATGGAAGCTCTGGATAAGAACTGGGGTGTTCAAGCTGCAGGCTCTGTCACCACAGTCTCATTCAAGTTTATTGACTTTGAAGAGGTTGCTAAACATCTACACAAGATCAGGATACGATTCCCAAATGTTTCT ACGATCTTGATTGGTGAGTGTAACCTGAACAGTCTACAACAGTTAAACGCCTTGACATCACTACGCCGTCTAGAAAGTATCAGCCTAACCAATGAGGGTAACCCACTCACAATGTTCTCTCTCTGGAAACCATACCTTCTCTTCAGACTCTCACATCTCTCCATCAagcaaattaataacaaacag GTATCTGAGTTAGATCGTAAGCATGCTGAGAACCTCTTTGCACCCATATCCCACATCACCACCTCACAGTTACCTCCCTCACGCCTACTTGGGCTCCTTGGGGACCACTGTAGGCGCAACACCCAAGCACTCTCAGAGCTTGAGCTCAAAGCCAAGAAGCAGTTGAATGCAGATCAGAAGACATCATCTGAGAATGTGGGCAGAGCTGGCTTGCAGTATTACAGTGAACAAGTGCTGGAGGGTTTACTGCGG GAGCGAGTATCAAGATCAGTATTTGCCCGTACCTACATCAAGGAATTAACATCAGAGGCTATcgacataaacaaaaaacaaaatgcactaGAGAAAATCTGGCCTCAAATGTTTGTGGAAATGATTCATAGTGCAGTGCACAAGATGTGGAACCTAGAAGAGTATAGATGCACTGAACTACGAGACTTCCAGAAGAGGAAATGA